A window of the Hordeum vulgare subsp. vulgare chromosome 5H, MorexV3_pseudomolecules_assembly, whole genome shotgun sequence genome harbors these coding sequences:
- the LOC123452092 gene encoding 60S ribosomal protein L5-1-like, which translates to MVFVKNQKTRAYSKRFQVKFKRRRQGKTDYRARLRLTNQDKNKYNTPKYRFVVRFTNKDVTAQIVYATIAGDIVMAAAYSHELPRYGLDVGLTNYAAAYCTGLLLARRVLKSRDLDEEYEGNVEATGEDFSVEPADERRPFRALLDVGLIRTTTGNRVFGALKGALDGGLDIPHSDKRFAGFKKDEKSLDAEIHRKYIYGGHVADYMRSLADEEPEKYQTHFSEYIKKGISADDMEAVYKKVHAAIRADPSMAKSTKPAPKTHKRYNPKKLTYEERKASLVERLNALNNSAGAADDDEDDE; encoded by the exons GTGTTCGTCAAGAACCAGAAGACCAGGGCGTACTCCAAGCGTTTCCAAGTCAAGTTCAAGAGAAGGCGTC AGGGGAAGACCGACTACAGGGCAAGGCTGAGGCTCACGAACCAGGACAAGAACAAGTACAATACCCCCAAGTACCGCTTTGTCGTGCGATTT ACCAACAAGGATGTCACTGCCCAAATTGTTTATGCTACCATTGCTGGTGATATCGTGATGGCTGCTGCCTACTCCCATGAGTTGCCTCGCTATGGTCTTGACGTTGGACTCACCAACTATGCTGCAG CCTACTGCACTGGTCTGCTTTTGGCTCGTCGTGTGCTCAAGTCCCGTGATCTGGATGAGGAGTATGAAGGCAATGTTGAG GCCACTGGTGAGGACTTCTCTGTTGAACCTGCTGATGAGAGGAGGCCTTTCCGTGCGCTCTTGGATGTTGGTCTTATCAGGACTACGACTGGAAACCGTGTGTTTGGTGCACTTAAG GGAGCTTTGGACGGTGGTCTGGACATTCCCCACAGTGACAAGAGATTTGCTGGTttcaagaaggacgagaagtcTCTGGATGCTGAGATTCACCGCAAGTACATCTATGGAGGGCATGTTGCTGACTACATGAGG TCGCTAGCAGATGAGGAACCCGAGAAGTACCAAACTCACTTCAGTGAGTACATCAAGAAGGGAATCTCAGCTGATGACATGGAAGCAGTTTACAAGAAGGTTCACGCTGCCATCCGCGCTGATCCTAGCATGGCCAAATCAACCAAGCCAGCTCCCAAGACTCACAAGAG GTACAACCCCAAGAAGCTCACCTACGAGGAAAGGAAGGCCAGCCTCGTCGAGAGGCTCAACGCCCTCAACAACTCTGCTGGTGCCGCCGACGATGATGAGGATGACGAGTGA